GCGAGCATCGCGGTGTGGCGGACACCAGCGGGGTCGTTGGGCGCAAAGTCCAAGCTGCGATTCGCGGCTTCGAGCGACATGCGGTAGCGGCCGCTAATGAGCGCGCGCGATGCCAAGGCGGCAAGCCAGCGCAGGTAGGGGCGGCGGGTCAGGTCGCCTGCGGCCTCGCGCTCGTAGGGGTCCTGCGCCGAGGCGATCTTGAGTGCCAGGTCGTGCTCCACCTCGTCGCACTTGGACACCAGATACTGCACGTATTCCTCGTTGGAGCTGGCGGTGAGGGCGGTCAGCATGCGCTGAGCGTCCCAGTTGGCCGGATCGAGCGCGGCTGCCTCGCGGAGCATGTTCTCGGCAGCTGCCTCTTCTTGCTCTGCTTGGGTATCGTCAGGGATAAAGGGAATGCGGTAGTCGACGGCCTCGACCACCTTGGCAATGAGGTGCCCGGCGCGGTCGCGGTCGTGCACGATGAGCGGTGCGGGGTTGCGGGTGAATTGTTCCATCAGACGCTCTACGGCGGCAGCGTCGGTGAGCGGGATATTGTCGCGGCGCAAGGCCTCAAGAACGAGGCGATGGCAATCCTCTTGAATGGGATCGAATGCCATGGGGCCTCCTTTGCTGCGGTTAGGGTTCAAATGTCTCTATATAAGGTTCTAGTTTACCCGCATGTGGCACACCGGGGGTGCCGCACTTGGACATGCACCTTTGCACCACGAAGACGGATGTCGCACAAATGTCGGCACCTTGGACGACCGAGTGGTATCACGGTGCCGCAAACGGTCGATTTTTGGCGGCGAACGGTGCATATTTTGGAGGGGCACCGTCCTGCCCGGGATATGTAGTCAACCTTGATAAAACGTTTGCCCAGCTTGGGAGTATGAATGCCGCACAAGGGTCTTCAGGGATAGAAAAAACGTTTCATCATTGGCGTCTTTAGGTGAATAACTGACCAACCAGAACGGTAAAATAGTGTTTGTCTGAGCGTTGAGACGTTTAGACATCGCGCATTGTCATCGCCGGCAACGCGCAAACCGGTCCTAACGGAGCCAATTGGGTGCTCCGTTATATACGCAAGTCTAAGAGGGGCTTGTTTAGGAGGCACAGTATGGGACGTTTTACCAATCCTCGCGATCTGTACTTTGGTGAGGGCGCTCGCCACGAGGTGAAGAACCTCAAGGGCAAGAAGGCCATCATCGTTTCTGGCGGCAGCTCTATGCGCCGCGGCGGGTTCCTGCAGGACGTTGAGGCCGACCTCAAAGAGGGCGGCTTCGAGGTCAAGCTGTTCGAGGGCGTCGAGTCCGACCCGTCCATCGAGACGGTCATGAAGGGCGCCGAGGCCATGCGCGAGTTCGAGCCCGACTGGATTATCGCCATCGGCGGCGGCTCGCCCATCGATGCCGCTAAGGCCATGTGGGTCTTCTACGAGTATCCCGAGGAGTCCTTCGACAACATCATCCAGCCGTTCAGCTTCCCCGAGCTGCGTCAGAAGGCTCATTTCTGCGCCATCTCCTCTACCTCCGGTACCGCTACCGAGGTCACCGCGTTCTCCGTCATTACCGACTACGCCAAGGGCATCAAGTACCCGCTGGCCGACTTCAACATCACCCCTGATGTCGCCATCGTCGACCCCGAGCTCACCTACACCATGCCCGCCAAGCTGTGCGCTCACACCGGCATGGATGCTCTGACCCACTGCATGGAGGCCTACGTTTCTACCTTCGCCTCTATGTTCACCGACGCCAACGCTCTGCACGGCATCCGCGAGATCGTCGAGTGGCTGCCCAAGTCCTATGCTGGCGACCATGAGGCCCGTCAGCACATGCACGAGGCTCAGTGCATCGCCGGCATCGCCTTCTCCTCGGGCCTGCTCGGCATCGTTCACTCCATGGCTCACAAGACCGGTGCTGCCTTCGAGAACGGCCACATCATCCACGGTGCCGCTAACGCCATGTACCTGGGCAAGGTCATCCAGTGGAACTCCAAGGATCCCCGTGCTGCCGAGCGTTACGCTTACGTGGCCAAGGAGATCCTGCACCTTCCCGGCGAGACCAACGAGGAGCTCATCGCTGCGCTCGTCCAGAAGATCCGCGACCTCAACGACCAGCTCAACATTCCGCAGTCCATCAAGGATTACGCGAATGGTGGCGTGAAGGTCGACGCCGAGAACCCGCAGATGGTTTCCGAGGAGGAGTTCCTCGCCAAGCTGCCCGAGATCGCCGCGAACGCCGAGCAGGACGCCTGCACGCCCGAGAACCCGCGTGAGACCAAGGCTGCTGACTTCGAGAAGATCCTCAAGGCCTGCTACTACGACACCGACATCGATTTCTAATCGACTCTTGTTATCGTAACGAGGGGCTCCGCACGTATCTGTACGGAGCCCCTTTCTTTTTTCTTTTAGAGAATGGGATAGTTATGGCTGCAATTTTCAATAGCCCCAGCAAGTACATCCAGGGTCCGGACGAGCTCGCCAAGCTCGGCTCCTATGTCGAGCCGCTCGGCGCTAAGGCCCTCGTCATCGTGACGCCTTCGGGCAA
The DNA window shown above is from Collinsella aerofaciens and carries:
- a CDS encoding iron-containing alcohol dehydrogenase, whose amino-acid sequence is MGRFTNPRDLYFGEGARHEVKNLKGKKAIIVSGGSSMRRGGFLQDVEADLKEGGFEVKLFEGVESDPSIETVMKGAEAMREFEPDWIIAIGGGSPIDAAKAMWVFYEYPEESFDNIIQPFSFPELRQKAHFCAISSTSGTATEVTAFSVITDYAKGIKYPLADFNITPDVAIVDPELTYTMPAKLCAHTGMDALTHCMEAYVSTFASMFTDANALHGIREIVEWLPKSYAGDHEARQHMHEAQCIAGIAFSSGLLGIVHSMAHKTGAAFENGHIIHGAANAMYLGKVIQWNSKDPRAAERYAYVAKEILHLPGETNEELIAALVQKIRDLNDQLNIPQSIKDYANGGVKVDAENPQMVSEEEFLAKLPEIAANAEQDACTPENPRETKAADFEKILKACYYDTDIDF